One genomic region from Anthonomus grandis grandis chromosome 1, icAntGran1.3, whole genome shotgun sequence encodes:
- the LOC126737611 gene encoding uncharacterized protein LOC126737611, with protein MYIIMGHFSLRTLHRPEQGYDNNRFVLCVCLVYCKMASSAVRFTSAAEKQLNKVRKRQINDTEWKYIKRKSLRDSGQPYISKRNVAVPGKIAVDDVRVCRCKYECQNITLANKQKAFKDFYNLNYDNQTRMLAQQCMDIVNIKRRYVDLKIIPRRLQKLQEKLKFNEPLEDKRGRHLNRPTAIPDTIKDLIKAHIESFSKQESHYARGRTEKLCLSPDLTLKQMFILFKGKHPVVKCSEKLYRDIFRSDFNLRFGTPRSDTCQYCDKFYVKLIEVRSEEEKNNISRESEIHHRRAEKGYSALSDDIKLAKENKNTIVLCTDLQQVLFCPTLKHSSVFYQRQYSCYNQAVHNMGTNDVFWA; from the exons ATGTATATTATTATGGGTCATTTTAGTTTGCGAACATTGCATCGGCCTGAACAAGGTTATGACAATAATAGGTTTGTGCTATGTGTTTGTTTAGTTTATTGCAAAATGGCTTCAAGTGCTGTGCGTTTTACTTCTGCTGCAGAAAAGCAGCTGAATAAAGTCCGAAAGCGTCAAATAAACGATACCGAatggaaatatattaaaagaaaaagcttGAGGGACAGTGGACAGCCATATATAAGTAAAAGAAATGTTGCCGTTCCTGGAAAAATCGCTGTTGATGAT gtacgCGTTTGTCGCTGTAAATATGAATGCCAAAATATTACTTTGGCGAATAAACAAAAggcatttaaagatttttataatttaaactatgACAATCAGACAAGAATGCTTGCGCAACAGTGTATGgatattgttaatattaaacGAAGGTATgtggatttaaaaattataccaaGGCGCCTACAAAAGctgcaagaaaaattaaaatttaacgaGCCACTGGAAGATAAAAGAGGAAGACATTTAAACAGGCCTACAGCTATACCAGACACTATTAAGGATTTAATTAAAGCACATATTGAGAGTTTTTCTAAACAAGAAAGTCACTATGCAAGAGGTCGGACCGAAAAATTGTGCCTTAGTCCCGATTTAACGTTAAAGCagatgtttattttgtttaagggcAAACATCCAGTAGTTAAATGCAGCGAGAAGCTATACAGGGATATATTCAGGTCTGATTTCAATTTAAGATTCGGTACACCAAGGTCTGATACTTGCCAGTATTGTGATAAATTCTATGTTAAACTTATTGAAGTACGAtcggaagaagaaaaaaataatatctctCGTGAAAGTGAAATCCACCACAGGCGAGCAGAAAAAGGATATTCTGCACTGAGTGATGACATTAAATtagcaaaagaaaataaaaatacaatagtaTTATGTACTGATCTGCAGCAGGTTCTTTTCTGTCCGACTTTAAAGCACTCTTCCGTCTTTTATCAAAGACAGTACTCCTGCTATAATCAAGCCGTTCACAATATGGGCACAAATGATGTGTTTTGGGCATGA